TAGCAGTAGTTTCAAGGACCCTAACACTCCCAAACTCAACTCAATACATCTGATTTCAAGAAACTGTAACTAAACATGTAATGtaaactattaatatattttaaaggataaaaactactaatatattttaaaggattAAAAactagttatttttaaaagaaGTTAATGATAGTGGGAGGATTTGATTTCCTAATTGGAGAACACTTTGTGATATGATTTCTGTGGTCGTCCCCTTTTCCAAATGGTCGACCTTGGCCTTAAGGTATAAATTCTCCTCCTTTAATCTAGAGTGTACATTAAATGACTCCTTAATCATCTCCACCTTCCGCTCAAGCTGACGAATATGTTCTCTCATCTTCGCTTGATTTTCCAGAGATACCTTCAATTCGGAGCTCTTGTCATTGGATATTAACTTAgtttctaattttaatacattttttttatacatttcTATTTCTTGGTTCTTCTTCGATAACATTTCTCTCATCTTTGATATCTAAACcaatgtttaaaatgagTATGATTGGTTATTTTATACAGTGTTAACTATAATTTAGctttaaatagtaaatgTTACAAAAATGAAATTCACTGGTAGAGAGTtctaaataactaagtagtGGAGTGGATGGGTATAAAAAACACTATAAAACATACGGAGTTGACTAGTTGTGTAAACTCAACTTGTGCAGTTTTAAGAAGCTGTTTACACTTTTCAATTTCATTGTCCTTTTCATCAACAAGTGCCATGAGTTCCTCCTTCTCCTTAAGAACGTTGGATAGTTGACCCTGGTACTCCATGTCAAGGTTTAGTCTAAGTTGCACTTCCCTCTGCCTAAACTTCTTCTCCATAGCTTCAATTGAGCTCTTGAGCATTTGCTTGTCGAGTTCAAGCGACTTTAAGTCGCGGTCAAACTTGCTGGAGACCAATTCATTCTCCATTATGCGTTCACGCAATACTTTCAACTCATCATCCTTCATTCTATGTTCTTCTTCCATCTATACAATTGTGTTATTAAGGTTAACATAAATAGGGAAAAGTGATAATATAGTTTTATGATAAAAGTTGTTAAATTCTCCTTtatatgaatataaatagataaatGACTGGGTATTATAGTTAAGGAGCGTATAAGTATTACCTTCATCAAACGTTGTACCAGGGTTTCATTTTCCTTTGTTAAAAGTTGGAGTTTAGCAAAGTTTAATTCAATGACAGAATCATTTTCTGCCTTATACTGAATTACTGAGGCCTGTTTACTAGGTTCAAGCTCCGATTTCCACGCATTGTACTCGTGAACCTTGTCAGACAGTTTTGATATCTCCTTGTCTTTCAAGTTTAACTGTTCCTTAAgaacatttattattctgCACATCTTCTCGagttcaaatttataaaattcttcAGTTACATTTTCacaatttgataaattactCATGGAACTCCCCAGTTCTAATTCGGGATTTGGTGATTTAGGGCTAAAATCTGTTGGTTTAGGTTCAAAAACATCTCTTTTAGTATTTAACAAGTAGTCATCAATTGCATGTTCTAAGTTTGGAACAAAGACTTCGTCAACATTACTAGGGTCGGAACTATTTTGCAAAAAATGGTCCATATTAAACTTGTCATCTAGATCATAATTGAAGCGTGTTCTGGTAGTAAATTTGACATTATTTTCGATATTTTCCATAAGTTCCATTATTtctacattattatttaattcttcGATTATTTCGTTCTCTACGctatttaaatcatttttcaATTCAGATTTTAAATCAGTCTTTGGTACAGAATCCATCACATAGTCGGTACCAGTTTCTAAAGTATTATTTGTACTGTTTTCTAAACTCTGCTCAACATTGTTTTCAAAACTTTTGTTTAAATCACTATTATAAATAGatttatcaacaatttGTTGATTAACGGCCGTATTGTCCCAAGATTCAGTAAAATCGCAGCTTGtagctttatttttattaaagttaGATGAAGAAGTATCCGAGTAATAGGAATCTGACTGACCCGGCCTATTCAAATCGTCGTTAACGGAATCTATTTCAACTTCGGCTCTCAGGATACCATCATCCAACTTAgattttttgtttattaaatccatttataaattttatttaatttttagaaatcttttaagttttaaatgatataaGCTTTACATTTCAACTCCCCATTATACTGCCATCTCAGTACACAGTTATTATAACCAGAATTACCTTCGAAAATCCTCAATTTCACCCACATTAgcataaaaattaacttaaaaatatataatttcgTATAATTGaatatgaatataattttaggaataaattaaacattaagGGGTCAAAGTTCCCCTTTCTTTAGGGTAATTTACATTCATTAGACAATCGCAAAACTACAGAATTATAAGAACTAGtttaatatagtataaattataataataattatttaagcAGATAAAGACTCTGGAGATAATTTTTttctaaatatataattaaactCCGGGGAATAACCCGGAACAAATATTTGGTATCCATACCTCTGAGAAATCTATCACACCATCGCGATTTAAATCAGTGGacataaaaatttcatCTGAGTTAACGGTTCCAAAGTAAGGGCCGATAACCTGCTGGAAACTCTCCAAATCCACCACTCCTCTACCGTACACGTCCAACTTTTTAAATACCAACGATAACATGGTAATGTCTAGGGTTCCGTAATACTCTATCACTGCGGAAACAAACTCTGTATAATTTAGCTCCGGAGTGTTTCTGAACCCTATGAGTCTGaatattattgtacaaTCTTCCTCCGAAAGAGATAACTGTGTCGACATCACATTGTAGAATTCACTGAACGAAATGGTCCCTGATTTCGATGTATTTATGGAGAAAAAAGACCGATATACCTCCTTTGGACAGTTACGATCTGATTCTAGTACGCTTAGTGCTATTACAGCACGGTGCAGAGGGGTTTCTCCACTATATCTCACTATTTGATGTAACAACTCTTTTGGCACTGTATAGttagaatatttattatactcaTTTGATAGCCATTGATGTTGCAAGGCTTCTCTGGCTGACGGACGCTCGTTTCCGTTACGATTAAGCAAAAATCTGATAAACTCCTTTGCCAACTCGGAGACTGAGTTCCACCTAACACCCTCAAACTTCAAATTCCCCTTCTTAATCTTCCATAAAATCTCTTTATCACTTCCTGAATTGAAGGGCGGTGATCCTGATAACATCATGTATACTATCACACCAGTTGACCAGATATCACACTTTTCGTTATAACATCCATCAATCACTTCGGGGTCAACGTAGTATACAGTGCCGTGCATTCCACCCATTGGAATTCCCTTTTCAAAGACTCTTGCGAACCCAAAGTCTATCATCTTCAACAATGAGTCGATTTCCTGGTTCGAGAAGACCCAGTTTTCCAACTTTAAGTCACGGTGGCATATACCGTTAGAGTGTAAGTAGTTAAGCGTAAGTAGCATTTGGAAGGTCATTTTTATAGCGTAAGATTCACTAAACCTTTTATATGTATCTAGTCTATCGTACAGTTCGTTACCGGAACAATATTCCATAACAATGTGACAAAGTGTGTTATCATCGTAGGCTTCGTGCATAAATGCGATATTTGGGTGGTCCAGCTGTGTGAATATACTAAGTTCGTTAAATACACTGGTCATCTTCCTCTTAGAATTGGCTAGTGTGCTAAGCGACTTTAGGGCATACACCTTCTGTGTACGCTTATTAACACAATGATTTACTGAACCACAAATTCCATATCCTATGGCGTTTGTACCTATTGTATACACATTTGTGAGCTTGTTTGTATAGATGATACGGCTTCTCCATACATCTTtagttaatactatatCACTTATTTTAGGGTAGTTGTATACTTTGCGGAACACTCCTTTATTATTCGGTGGGCCAACTCCGTTAGGGAGGCTATTTAAGTTACTAGTGCTGGATGTATTTAAGGGGTGGGTTAAGTAGAGTGTAAAAATCCCTTTGGAAGGATACGATAGGTTTTTATAGAAAATATCAGAAATATCGGGGACGATATATTCCGAGTCATTGCCGATAAAATTTCTGCTAACCAGGGAGTTTGGCTCCTCAGTGtttatattgtttttatttctttTGATAACGTTATTTGGGATTTGGTGACCATCAAATTCTGTTGAGTCGATGCGACGGCAACAGTTACCCATGTTAAATACCTAGATTTTAAAGATTCTAAATTTAGATGCATACTCCATTAATATAATCATCGGTACATTTGCTTTATTTTCaccaaaatttaataattttaaaataaaataaaaattttctaaaaaattaaaaaataatataaaaatacaaaataatgttttaattttatttttttaacctCTTTCACCCAATTTActcaaattttttacctttttttagatttatttttccttttataattttaattagagtttaataaattaatttaagttAATGAATGAAAAGTTATTGAACCGGAAGCTCTACAAGAGGaacaaaaattatgaattgGTCGACAGCCTACCCTTTGTCGATACCGTTCCCGTGGACCTTGATCCTAAAGTTAAGGAGCTTATCGCAGATGAAATGAAGTCAATTTTAGATGAGAATAATTGCCAGGAAGCAGAACTTCTAGCCAACTACTTATCGGACTTTTCTTACGAAGTTGGTGAAAATCCAAATATTTCAAATGGTTCcaaatatttttagttattttgtatcttatttagtttttaatattatttatttcagCCACctgtaaaaaaatttttttaggTTGTGATGGTATGGACTTTACTAAGTATGATGGTTTGGGGGATAATAAGGATTTAAAGGCTAAAATGAGCCACTTGAAAATGTTAATGGAATACTCTCAGGATTCCTTAATAAATCTTGAACTCATGGATCGATATAAAGAGTCTTGTTGGCTTAATTATCTCGATTCACTGACACTTCTTAAGCTTAGGTTTGTTCCTTATCTAGTATCTTTATTTCAACTTGATAGTACTAGTTAATggatttttacacattccaATAAAAACATAgtaaattttcatatatTATCCATTAGGTTGGAGAAGgaaaagaataaaatgGATGGAATGTTGGAAGAAGTGAACAAGAGGCGTAAACTATCACAAATTGAAACTGCAAACAAACTCAGATCACTATATCAAGATACTCAAGATTATAATCGCAAGTATTACTCTACTATAAATTCATCGATTTAAACTCTTAAATCGAAATTGTATAGCTAAATACACCAACATGTGTATGCGAATAATtagattaaaatgtgtataggAACACTGAACTGTTAATTGCAATTGAACACTTACAAAAGAATAAAGTTGTCAATTACGACGACCCGTGAAATAGAGTTCTAATCCCTTCACTACctatacatattatttattaccaCACTATATGGTATTTATcaactatatatataatcttgtataaataaatatcaaaaTCTTAAAGTTGGAAATAATAATCTAGTGTAAGACTTACTTTGTGATATAAAAGCCTTAATTTTTGTGGTACTGCAGGATGATTCAAATAATTCGATAAAGTCACTaaagaaattattaatatgaAAAGCGTATTAACTACAAgtgtttaataatattttaactatttgTAACTAGTTATCAGTATTATAGCAGTACTATGTAAAGTCTTAAAGTTATTGAGTAGATAAACATCGTTCGCGTGGACTTTGAGCCTTAGGAAGGAGAAGTAAAGGAATAGAGGGACCATGTTGGTCCTTCCGGAGAACAGGTTAAGCGCTAAATAGGGCACCAAAGCGCATTCGACATAAGATCTGaatttatacacataaTATTTATGGTGTTCCACTTTCATTAAGAATTCTTTGACTTTATTTGTcctaaataattattgatacagtattatgttaaataaGGTTGAGAGTGAATCAGTAGGACCAGTACCTCATGAGGGATGGGAATACTGATGGGAAAGCCTTGTACATTGCAGATAGTGACAGAAATGCGGTAGTGAGTTGGGGTAGAGTGTATGCAAACTTGATTGGATATTGCAAGAAGAAGAAGCCGTACATTAAGTAGTGGACTCTGGTATCGTTGGAAAGCGCTGAAAACCAAGCGGAATTAAAGCGAGGTCTTCCCTTTTCACGCAGTATTCCAACcaacaaatataatattgaaaatgACTTCGATACAGTTTCACAGTTCTAAAACACAAATTAAACTGAGAAAAATGTATAGATATGACTAGAAATAGGTTTATCTGTTAGTAAATAACAGAAATGTTTAACTAAGAATACTAATCAGCAACGAATAGGTAAATTCATACTTTGACGAGGTTATCAGAGCCTGGTGTTTTGAACCTTGATGTCAGTACCACAGCAGTGGCAAAGACATAGCCAAGCAAAAGAACAAGTTCAAGCCTTAAAAGGAGTTCTTGAAGTAAAGGCATGTTTGGCCTACTCTTAAGTCGGTCAAATAATCCCACTTTGGGCCctaaattagttattaaaatgttaataattgaaCAAGCGTACATTTAGCATCTTTGGCAGGTGATGCTTGTGGTTTAGATGAATCAGTTTTGGATTTGCTATCATCATTAGCAACATTACCGACAGTAGAATCAACACTCAATGAAGAGTCCTAAGCAaagaattaatattttaaagtttgaataacattttataataattatttaacgATTAAAAAACATagagaaaaaataaaaaataagcTGAAATAACCAATAGATTGTGTAAAAACTTACGACATTCCTTCTGAACCACGTGCGTTTGAATTTCGGGACTTTAGAAGCATCAGGGGTGGGATATAAATTTGAGAAATAGGTCTGCCAATCCTGAGATTTGGACCAATCGAAGGCTAAACAAGGAATTAATAAGacaattttgataaatcaaagagtaaattttataaaataaattagagtaaaaataaatagcATTAAAGTAGGTAAAAACCTAGAAATTTTTTTTCGGCTTCAGATAAATTCTGATCAGACATAGTGAAATGACAAGGGGTTAACTATTTCGTACTAATGAACAATCAGGCAATTAACGAATAATATTATCTGGTTAAGTTAAcagtttattattaattgatcgaaataataatgattcGATGTTCTATATATGGGGAATCAACattatgataaatatattattatttatccaatttattatatttttatgtatttttatgaaCATTTGACgttttatttgtttatatgATACGACGCAAATTTGAATGTGTTTTgcattaaatatttaaatcacAATTATACCTTGCATGAAAATTCTTCTACGgctatttaacaaataaatttgacAGATATAATTGTAGTGAACTAATTATAATtgatattaaattaaaaaattgcgttttaaaaaattatctaGTATTAACTCTATCTAGGCATTCCCAGTATAATATCGAATTTCCTCGAACCACTACAACTCCCAGATCCACTTGGTCCTCCCCAACAACTTCGAGAGCGTTATCGAGCACGATGTTCATAAATGTGTCATATCCCCTTAGAACTCCGACAACGTGTCGCGATCCGTTTAAATGaactattttacaacattttattattattttataaaattgagtTATATAAGTGTATTTTctgttataattaatagaatCCATAGATAGCTTATTGTAAGATAAGGGAATGTAAACAAATAATAGAGCTATAAActggtaaaattaaacaaatcaaattaaataataaaaagtaaggtaaaaatattataaaaataccatCGAGTCTTTTTTCCATAAATCTACGTAAATCCGCGTTTCCAGAAGGTTTGGAATCTCCAGCCATTTTTGCTATTAGTTTATC
Above is a window of Theileria parva strain Muguga chromosome 2, complete sequence, whole genome shotgun sequence DNA encoding:
- the CPK2 gene encoding Protein kinase domain protein produces the protein MGNCCRRIDSTEFDGHQIPNNVIKRNKNNINTEEPNSLVSRNFIGNDSEYIVPDISDIFYKNLSYPSKGIFTLYLTHPLNTSSTSNLNSLPNGVGPPNNKGVFRKVYNYPKISDIVLTKDVWRSRIIYTNKLTNVYTIGTNAIGYGICGSVNHCVNKRTQKVYALKSLSTLANSKRKMTSVFNELSIFTQLDHPNIAFMHEAYDDNTLCHIVMEYCSGNELYDRLDTYKRFSESYAIKMTFQMLLTLNYLHSNGICHRDLKLENWVFSNQEIDSLLKMIDFGFARVFEKGIPMGGMHGTVYYVDPEVIDGCYNEKCDIWSTGVIVYMMLSGSPPFNSGSDKEILWKIKKGNLKFEGVRWNSVSELAKEFIRFLLNRNGNERPSAREALQHQWLSNEYNKYSNYTVPKELLHQIVRYSGETPLHRAVIALSVLESDRNCPKEVYRSFFSINTSKSGTISFSEFYNVMSTQLSLSEEDCTIIFRLIGFRNTPELNYTEFVSAVIEYYGTLDITMLSLVFKKLDVYGRGVVDLESFQQVIGPYFGTVNSDEIFMSTDLNRDGVIDFSEFCDCLMNVNYPKERGTLTP
- a CDS encoding Breast carcinoma amplified sequence 2 (BCAS2) family protein; protein product: MNEKLLNRKLYKRNKNYELVDSLPFVDTVPVDLDPKVKELIADEMKSILDENNCQEAELLANYLSDFSYEVGENPNISNGCDGMDFTKYDGLGDNKDLKAKMSHLKMLMEYSQDSLINLELMDRYKESCWLNYLDSLTLLKLRLEKEKNKMDGMLEEVNKRRKLSQIETANKLRSLYQDTQDYNRKNTELLIAIEHLQKNKVVNYDDP
- a CDS encoding uncharacterized protein (uncharacterized protein family (UPF0121) family protein) is translated as MSDQNLSEAEKKFLAFDWSKSQDWQTYFSNLYPTPDASKVPKFKRTWFRRNVDSSLSVDSTVGNVANDDSKSKTDSSKPQASPAKDAKWPKVGLFDRLKSRPNMPLLQELLLRLELVLLLGYVFATAVVLTSRFKTPGSDNLVKNCETVSKSFSILYLLVGILREKGRPRFNSAWFSALSNDTRVHYLMYGFFFLQYPIKFAYTLPQLTTAFLSLSAMYKAFPSVFPSLMRTNKVKEFLMKVEHHKYYVYKFRSYVECALVPYLALNLFSGRTNMVPLFLYFSFLRLKVHANDVYLLNNFKTLHMTLSNYLNHPAVPQKLRLLYHKVVKGLELYFTGRRN
- a CDS encoding putative small nuclear ribonucleoprotein G is translated as MAGDSKPSGNADLRRFMEKRLDVHLNGSRHVVGVLRGYDTFMNIVLDNALEVVGEDQVDLGVVVVRGNSILYWECLDRVNTR